One region of Emys orbicularis isolate rEmyOrb1 chromosome 4, rEmyOrb1.hap1, whole genome shotgun sequence genomic DNA includes:
- the LOC135878564 gene encoding sepiapterin reductase-like → MAAGERAGERQLSLGKAACILTGASRGFGRSLALLLAPRLETGSVLIQVARSQGGLAELEAELRCSFPSLKVHSVQADLSTEDGLQLVLRAVQDKLPGAADLERLLVINNAGSVGDISKSFLDFTSPAEVNSYFAFNVTSALCLTSSILKAFPGHPGLSKTVVNISSLCALKPFKSLMLYCTGKASRDMMFQVLALENPEVRVLSYVPGHLDTEMQQLSRTKSGDPEVREHFLRMKQSGQLLDCSVSAQKLVTLLLQDTFASGAHIDFYEL, encoded by the coding sequence ATGGCAGCTGGAGAGAGAGCCGGGGAAAGGCAGCTCTCCTTGGGCAAGGCCGCCTGCATCCTCACCGGGGCATCCCGGGGCTTCGGCCGgagcctggccctgctgctggccccgcgGCTGGAGACTGGCTCCGTCCTAATCCAGGTGGCCCGATCCCAGGGGGGCTTGGCCGAGCTGGAGGCTGAGCTGCGGTGCAGTTTCCCCAGCTTGAAAGTGCATTCCGTCCAGGCTGATCTGAGCACGGAGGACGGGCTACAGCTGGTGCTCCGAGCAGTCCAGGACAAGCTGCCGGGAGCGGCTGATCTGGAGCGACTCCTCGTCATCAACAACGCAGGATCAGTTGGAGACATTTCCAAATCCTTTCTGGATTTCACCAGCCCAGCTGAAGTCAACAGCTACTTTGCCTTCAATGTCACCTCGGCGCTCTGCCTCACATCCTCCATCCTGAAGGCCTTCCCGGGGCACCCTGGCTTGAGCAAGACTGTTGTGAACATCTCTTCGCTGTGTGCCCTGAAGCCTTTCAAGAGCTTGATGTTGTACTGCACTGGGAAGGCCTCGCGGGACATGATGTTCCAGGTGCTGGCACTTGAAAACCCGGAGGTTAGAGTGCTCAGCTATGTCCCAGGGCATCTGGACACAGAAATGCAGCAGCTGTCCCGCACAAAGTCCGGAGACCCGGAAGTGCGCGAGCATTTCCTCCGCATGAAGCAGAGCGGGCAGCTGCTGGACTGCAGCGTGTCCGCCCAGAAGCTAGTGACTCTGCTGCTGCAGGACACGTTCGCCTCGGGGGCACACATAGACTTCTATGAACTCTAA
- the LOC135878473 gene encoding LOW QUALITY PROTEIN: sepiapterin reductase-like (The sequence of the model RefSeq protein was modified relative to this genomic sequence to represent the inferred CDS: deleted 2 bases in 1 codon), translating to MLPKTGPLAYSSSPTLSLAAEQNQSEQMAAGERAGERQLSLGKAACILTGASRGFGRSLALLLAPRLETGSFLIPVARSQGGLAELEAELRCSFPSLKVHSVQADLSTEDGLQLVLRAVQDKLPGAADLERLLVINNAGSVGDISKSFLDFTSPAEVNSYFAFNVTSALCLTSSILKAFPGHPGLCKTVVNISSLCALKPFKTWTLYCTGKASRDMMFQVLALENPEVRVLSYAPGPLDTEMQQLARTKSGDPEVREQFLRMKQSGQLLDCSVSAQKLVTLLLQDTFASGAHIDFYEL from the exons ATGCTTCCTAAAACTGGCCCATTGGCCTATTCATCCAGCCCCACCCTCTCTCTAGCTGCAGAACAG AACCAGAGTGAGCAGATGGCAGCTGGAGAGAGAGCCGGGGAAAGGCAGCTCTCCCTGGGCAAGGCCGCCTGCATCCTCACCGGGGCATCCCGGGGCTTCGGCCGgagcctggccctgctgctggccccgcgGCTGGAGACTGGCTCGTTCCTAATCCCGGTGGCCCGATCCCAGGGGGGCTTGGCCGAGCTGGAGGCTGAGCTGCGGTGCAGTTTCCCCAGCTTGAAAGTGCATTCCGTCCAGGCTGATCTGAGCACGGAGGACGGGCTACAGCTGGTGCTCCGAGCAGTCCAGGACAAGCTGCCGGGAGCGGCTGATCTGGAGCGACTCCTCGTCATCAACAACGCAGGATCAGTTGGAGACATTTCCAAATCCTTTCTGGATTTCACCAGCCCAGCCGAAGTCAACAGCTACTTTGCCTTCAATGTCACCTCGGCGCTCTGCCTCACATCCTCCATCCTGAAGGCCTTCCCGGGGCACCCTGGCTTGTGCAAGACTGTTGTGAACATCTCTTCGCTGTGTGCCCTGAAGCCTTTCAAGACCTGGACGTTGTACTGCACTGGGAAGGCCTCGCGGGACATGATGTTCCAGGTGCTGGCACTTGAAAACCCGGAGGTTAGAGTGCTCAGCTATGCCCCAGGGCCTCTGGACACGGAAATGCAGCAGCTGGCCCGCACAAAGTCCGGAGACCCGGAAGTGCGCGAGCAGTTCCTCCGCATGAAGCAGAGCGGGCAGCTGCTGGACTGCAGCGTGTCCGCCCAGAAGCTAGTGACTCTGCTGCTGCAGGACACGTTCGCCTCGGGGGCACACATAGACTTCTATGAACTCTAA